The following are encoded in a window of Flavobacterium sp. WC2421 genomic DNA:
- a CDS encoding replication-associated recombination protein A codes for MEAPLAERIRPQKLEDYISQSHLVGPSGSLTQQIAKGIIPSLLLWGPPGTGKTTLAQIIAQESKRPFYILSAINSGVKDIRDVIEKAKQSGGLFTAKNPILFIDEIHRFSKSQQDSLLAAVEKGWITLIGATTENPSFEVIPALLSRCQVYILNAFTKGDLEALLQRALKTDSFLATKDITLKETEALLRLSGGDGRKLLNIFELVVNASAEDKIIITNERVFELVQQNTVLYDKSGEQHYDIVSAFIKSIRGSDPNGAVYWLARMIEGGEDVKFIARRMLILSSEDIGNANPTAFIMANNTFQAVATIGYPESRIILSQCAIYLATSPKSNASYLAIGTAQQLVKQTGDLSVPIHLRNAPTKLMKELGYGDDYKYSHDYANNFAEQEFLPQELSNKAIYVPGNNSRENTTREFLKNRWKNKYGY; via the coding sequence ATGGAAGCACCATTAGCAGAACGAATTCGTCCACAAAAATTAGAAGACTATATTAGTCAGTCTCACCTAGTAGGGCCAAGTGGCTCCTTAACGCAACAAATAGCAAAAGGAATTATCCCTTCACTCCTACTTTGGGGACCTCCAGGAACGGGTAAAACCACATTAGCGCAAATCATAGCACAAGAATCCAAACGCCCCTTTTACATCTTAAGTGCAATCAACTCTGGTGTAAAGGACATACGAGATGTAATAGAAAAAGCGAAGCAAAGTGGCGGACTTTTTACCGCTAAAAATCCAATTCTGTTCATTGATGAAATCCATCGGTTTAGCAAATCACAACAAGACTCTTTATTAGCTGCAGTTGAAAAAGGATGGATTACCCTTATAGGTGCAACAACAGAAAATCCAAGTTTTGAAGTAATTCCCGCACTATTATCACGCTGCCAAGTATACATTTTGAATGCTTTTACAAAGGGCGATTTAGAAGCATTACTACAACGTGCCTTAAAGACGGATTCATTTTTAGCTACAAAAGACATCACTTTAAAAGAAACAGAGGCTTTATTGCGTCTTTCTGGAGGCGATGGACGTAAGCTATTGAATATTTTTGAACTTGTCGTAAATGCATCCGCTGAAGACAAAATTATAATCACTAACGAAAGGGTATTCGAACTTGTGCAACAAAACACCGTTTTGTATGACAAAAGCGGCGAACAACATTACGATATAGTTTCTGCTTTTATAAAATCGATAAGAGGAAGCGATCCAAACGGAGCTGTTTATTGGCTAGCTAGAATGATTGAAGGTGGTGAAGATGTGAAATTTATAGCGCGAAGAATGTTAATTCTTTCTAGTGAAGATATAGGAAATGCAAATCCAACTGCTTTTATTATGGCTAATAATACTTTCCAGGCTGTAGCGACTATAGGCTATCCTGAGAGTAGAATTATTTTAAGTCAATGTGCCATTTATTTAGCAACTTCACCCAAAAGCAATGCTTCTTATTTAGCTATTGGAACTGCACAACAATTAGTGAAGCAGACTGGTGATTTATCAGTTCCTATACATTTGCGAAATGCTCCTACAAAATTAATGAAAGAGCTAGGTTATGGAGACGATTACAAATATTCTCATGATTACGCCAATAATTTTGCAGAGCAAGAGTTTCTACCCCAAGAGCTAAGCAACAAAGCAATCTATGTTCCTGGAAACAATTCAAGAGAAAATACTACTCGGGAATTCTTAAAAAACCGATGGAAAAACAAATACGGTTATTAA
- the rlmB gene encoding 23S rRNA (guanosine(2251)-2'-O)-methyltransferase RlmB yields the protein MEKEHQIFGIRAIIEAIQAGATVDKVYIQKEASSELMKDLMKVMKRGNINFSYVPVEKLNRLTPNNHQGAVATISPISFFDLETLINTVVENGKTPLFLILDQISDARNFGAIIRTAECTGVNGIIVQKAGSAPVNGDTVKTSAGAVFNIPICKVEHIKDAIFLLQASGIKTVAATEKTDQNIYDISLNEPVAIIMGSEDRGVNPSVLKIVDEKAKLPMFGSIGSLNVSVACGAFLYEAVRQRS from the coding sequence ATGGAAAAAGAACATCAAATTTTTGGAATTAGAGCAATAATTGAAGCAATTCAAGCAGGCGCTACCGTAGACAAAGTATATATTCAGAAAGAAGCGAGTAGCGAACTAATGAAGGACTTAATGAAAGTGATGAAGCGTGGCAACATAAACTTCTCCTACGTTCCAGTAGAAAAACTAAATAGACTAACACCTAACAATCATCAAGGTGCAGTAGCTACAATCTCCCCTATCTCCTTTTTTGATTTAGAAACATTAATTAATACGGTTGTAGAAAATGGAAAAACCCCATTATTCTTAATCCTAGATCAAATATCTGACGCACGTAATTTTGGTGCAATAATTAGGACTGCAGAATGTACTGGAGTTAATGGAATTATTGTTCAAAAAGCAGGATCAGCTCCTGTCAATGGAGATACTGTTAAAACATCCGCGGGTGCAGTATTTAACATTCCGATTTGTAAAGTAGAACATATTAAAGATGCCATTTTTCTTTTGCAAGCGAGTGGAATAAAAACAGTTGCGGCAACTGAAAAAACAGATCAAAACATTTATGATATTTCATTAAATGAACCTGTAGCAATTATAATGGGATCTGAAGACCGTGGTGTAAACCCATCTGTTTTAAAGATAGTAGATGAAAAAGCAAAACTTCCTATGTTTGGGAGTATAGGCTCCTTAAATGTATCAGTAGCTTGTGGTGCTTTTTTATATGAAGCCGTTAGACAAAGAAGTTAA
- a CDS encoding rhomboid family intramembrane serine protease, with translation MEKDFKYSNSVIALPLFFVLFLWFIYWLEIRYDFDFVENGIYPRTFSGLQGILFSPFIHSNIDHLYSNSIPLLILLAALQFFYSKQSLYVIVLGILFSGLITWIIGRENYHIGASGLIYVLVSFIFLKGILTKYYRLVSLSLSVIMFYGGMIWYVFPKVDETISWEGHLGGLITGFLLAIFLKTPEYEKVIKYDWEKPDFDASQDKFMQRFDENGIFVNLPVPEIEGEIEDEIQSYYSSNLSVNYDIVENEKNESKLES, from the coding sequence ATGGAAAAAGATTTTAAATATTCAAATTCAGTTATAGCGCTACCCCTTTTTTTTGTGCTTTTCCTTTGGTTTATTTATTGGTTGGAGATTCGATATGATTTTGATTTTGTTGAAAACGGCATTTATCCAAGGACATTTTCTGGATTACAAGGAATTTTATTTAGTCCGTTCATTCATTCCAATATAGATCATCTTTATAGTAATTCAATTCCGTTATTAATTTTGTTGGCTGCACTTCAGTTTTTTTATTCCAAGCAATCACTTTATGTTATTGTGTTGGGCATACTTTTCTCAGGATTAATAACTTGGATTATTGGTAGAGAAAATTATCATATCGGAGCAAGTGGGCTTATTTATGTTTTAGTTAGTTTTATCTTCTTAAAAGGGATTTTGACAAAATACTATAGGTTAGTTTCACTGTCTCTTTCGGTCATTATGTTTTACGGAGGAATGATTTGGTATGTATTCCCTAAAGTAGATGAAACTATTTCTTGGGAAGGTCATTTAGGAGGTTTGATCACGGGTTTCTTATTGGCTATTTTTCTAAAAACGCCAGAGTATGAAAAAGTAATAAAATACGATTGGGAAAAACCGGATTTTGATGCTAGCCAAGATAAGTTTATGCAACGGTTTGATGAAAATGGGATTTTTGTGAATTTACCAGTACCAGAAATAGAAGGAGAAATAGAAGATGAAATTCAATCGTATTATTCCTCAAATCTTTCTGTTAATTACGATATCGTTGAAAACGAAAAAAATGAATCAAAACTAGAGTCTTGA